Proteins from one Cryptomeria japonica chromosome 4, Sugi_1.0, whole genome shotgun sequence genomic window:
- the LOC131040980 gene encoding polyamine oxidase 6-like, which translates to MFSYSVLITPLEMAIDFFMHDFEIAGLISMCRLLLYGPILLGIMELMLSLGMDSGCPEPPRVTSLKNVEPNPPFEEFGEDEYFIADSRGYECIVHGIAHEFLHSANGSISDPRLKLNKVFREIEYRNKGVKVSTEDSSVYTAKNAIVSVSVGVLETKLIDFKPDLPVGIFVCFTFQQGILASGKTHAPVGAVYFTGEHTSQEYNGYVHGAYLAEYNVEQENADGDGDGKDSMDG; encoded by the exons atgttttcatatAGTGTTCTCATCACGCCCTTGGAGATGGCTATCGATTTCTTCATGCACGACTTCGAAATTGCAGGTTTGATCAGCATGTGTCGTTTATTACTTTATGGGCCAATTTTACTGGGTATTATGGAACTAATGTTAAGTCTGGGTATGGACTCTGGATGTCCAGAGCCTCCTAGAGTGACAAGCTTGAAGAATGTGGAGCCCAACCCTCCGTTCGAGGAATTTGGAGAAGATGAGTATTTTATAGCAGACAGTCGAGGTTATGAATGCATTGTTCATGGGATAGCCCACGAATTTCTTCATTCTGCTAACGGATCCATTTCAGACCCACGTCTGAAGCTCAACAAG GTTTTTAGAGAAATCGAATACAGAAACAAGGGTGTGAAGGTTTCAACAGAGGATAGTTCAGTTTATACCGCAAAGAACGCCATTGTATCAGTCAGTGTGGGGGTTCTTGAAACAAAACTCATCGACTTTAAACCTGACTTGCCTGTGGGTATATTTGTTTGTTTCACTTTCCAACAAGGTATATTAGCTTCTGGAAAAACACAT GCACCAGTTGGGGCAGTGTATTTCACTGGAGAGCATACCAGTCAGGAATATAATGGCTATGTCCATGGTGCCTATCTTGCAG AATATAATGTGGAACAGGAGAATgcagatggagatggagatggaaagGACAGCATGGATGGATAA